From one Humulus lupulus chromosome 8, drHumLupu1.1, whole genome shotgun sequence genomic stretch:
- the LOC133796002 gene encoding uncharacterized protein LOC133796002, with the protein MEYTTSREITAKTKYSRVSSWTFYRAKKKARKMLEGSVKEQYTILDDYCKRLLATNPSSTVKLKTDLVNGRRTFQRYCRGILLAAIGIDGNNSMFPIAYCVVEKENTEVWTWFLELLKDDLGNLSPTKVTMMSDCKKGLENAVRAIFSGCEVRYCVRHLHSNFKKEYPGLLLKQLLWPAANTTAQVEFARAMQEVKVVSDGAYNWLAGKNPTEWRKSHILEYPKCDILVNDLCESFNAAILNAHEKPIITLLEKIRFWLMSRFYNKKVELEKMTQHVGKRILKIIKNKKKVAKHCLVTRSDKFEFQVQRSNFSALVVDLFFKKESLWKAYEQSVHLTPSPDMWPQTGLNPIDPPLETNLPRRPKKARRKETDEPPSGSKKAQRIGQVKTCSNCLKIGHRRETCKSAKVVENRVVKKRGHPPLQKPTKATHKRKARRLKQHAKGGTSGTKNAQLDTI; encoded by the exons ATGGAATACACCACATCAAGGGAGATCACTGCAAAGACCAAGTACTCACGTGTGTCTAGCTGGACATTTTACAGAGCCAAGAAAAAAGCAAGGAAGATGTTGGAAGGGTCTGTCAAGGAACAATACACCATTCTTGATGATTACTGTAAAAGGTTGCTGGCTACCAATCCTAGCTCTACTGTGAAGTTGAAAACTGATTTGGTTAATGGGAGAAGGACATTTCAGC GATATTGCAGGGGAATTTTATTGGCTGCAATAGGCATTGACGGAAATAACTCCATGTTTCCCATTGCCTACTGTGTTGTTGAAAAGGAAAACACTGAGGTTTGGACTTGGTTCTTGGAGCTATTGAAGGATGATCTCGGGAATTTGAGTCCTACCAAGGTGACAATGATGAGTGATTGTAAAAAAGGATTAGAGAATGCAGTGAGAGCCATCTTTAGTGGATGTGAGGTGAGGTATTGTGTTAGACATCTTCATTCTAACTTCAAAAAGGAATATCCTGGGCTTTTACTTAAGCAACTTTTGTGGCCAGCAGCTAATACTACAGCACAAGTTGAGTTTGCTCGAGCAATGCAAGAAGTCAAGGTTGTCTCGGATGGTGCTTACAATTGGCTAGCAGGGAAGAACCCCACAGAATGGAGAAAGTCACATATTTTAGAGTACCCAAAATGTGACATTTTGGTGAATGATTTGTGTGAGAGTTTCAATGCAGCCATACTTAATGCTCATGAAAAGCCAATTATAACTTTACTAGAGAAAATTAGATTTTGGTTGATGTCTCGGTTTTATAACAAAAAAGTTGAGTTGGAGAAGATGACTCAACATGTGGGGAAGAGAATTTTGAAGATAATTAAGAACAAAAAAAAGGTTGCAAAGCATTGTTTGGTTACTAGGTCTGACAAGTTTGAGTTTCAGGTTCAACGCAGCAATTTTAGTGCCTTGGTTGTTGATTT ATTCTTTAAAAAAGAATCGTTGTGGAAAGCATATGAACAGAGTGTGCATCTTACGCCTAGTCCAGATATGTGGCCTCAGACAGGACTCAACCCAATTGATCCACCACTTGAGACGAACCTCCCTAGAAGACCTAAGAAAGCTAGGAGAAAGGAGACAGATGAACCTCCATCTGGTTCAAAGAAAGCTCAAAGAATTGGACAAGTTAAAACATGCAGCAACTGTCTGAAAATAGGGCACAGGAGAGAAACATGCAAATCTGCTAAGGTGGTTGAG AATCGTGTGGTCAAAAAGCGAGGTCATCCACCACTACAGAAACCTACTAAAGCCACACATAAAAGGAAGGCAAGAAGGCTAAAACAACATGCTAAAGGAGGAACTAGTGGCACAAAGAATGCTCAGCTCGATACTATCTGA